The nucleotide sequence TCGGGCGCGCCTACGATCCCCGGGTGAGCGAGTCCACGTCGCCGACGACGACCTCGTGCGCCCGCTGGGACGACCTGTCCCCGCGCGTCGCGTACGCCCTGCTCCGCCTGCGCGTCGACGTGTTCGTCGTCGAGCAGGCGTGCGCGTACCCCGAGCTCGACGGCCGCGACCTCGAGCCGGGCGCCGAGCACCGGTGGGCGCACCCGGTCGGTGACCCTGCCACCGTCCTCGCCTACCTCCGCGTCCTCGACGACGGGCCGGTGCACGGGCCGTCCGACGCTGCTCCGTCGGGTCCTCGCCGGACCGTGCCGCTGCGGCGG is from Aquipuribacter sp. SD81 and encodes:
- a CDS encoding GNAT family N-acetyltransferase, which gives rise to MSESTSPTTTSCARWDDLSPRVAYALLRLRVDVFVVEQACAYPELDGRDLEPGAEHRWAHPVGDPATVLAYLRVLDDGPVHGPSDAAPSGPRRTVPLRRVGRVVAAPAARGRRLAEQLVAEVVAAHGRDGDVVLDAQSHLADWYARHGFERTGPDFVEDGIPHTPMRRPRG